Proteins from a single region of Manis javanica isolate MJ-LG chromosome 5, MJ_LKY, whole genome shotgun sequence:
- the TMEM156 gene encoding transmembrane protein 156 isoform X1: MTKTALIKLLLAMVIMFILVLPEYFKTPKGSKLELPCLEVCLQPDFTYSLSSLNFSFVTFLQPIRETQTIMGFFLNHSHFQNFTRICQDIKNEFKICSSCLACEFKGNMDFISQEQASKALIMKGPMEVKANDFHSPCQHFNFTVAPIVDHLEEYKIACNLKTHMRKSAITEDDPVKEKFINHTCGIMEYPNNCTHISLYLDKKNFTCSIKIIWYVLVLLVFIFSLILVIHKLLEGHRRLRMWQSHKYKPTSVLLKGSDSEKLRALNIRVISETTHRLPLSQVKERLPPIPELEVASTVHQQDQYT, encoded by the exons gaAGCAAGCTGGAGTTACCATGTCTGGAAGTGTGTTTACAACCTGATTTCACCTATTCACTCtcctctttaaatttttcttttgtgactttTCTGCAACCAATAAGGGAAACACAGACTATTATGGGATTCTTTCTAAATCATTCCCACTTTCAAAACTTCACCAGGATTTGCCAAGAcatcaaaaatgaatttaaaatatgctCTTCATGTTTGGCTTGTGAGTTCAAAGGAAACATGGATTTTATTTCTCAGGAACAAGCATCAAAAG CTCTTATCATGAAAGGACCAATGGAAGTGAAGGCAAATGATTTTCATTCACCTTGTCAACATTTTAACTTCACTGTAGCTCCTATAGTTGACCACTTGGAGGAATATAAAATTGCCTGTAATCTAAAAACCCACATGAGAAAGTCAGCAATCACAGAGGATGATCCAGTCAAGGAAAAGTTTATAAACCATACTTGTGGAATTATGGAATACCCGAATAATTGTACGCACATTTCTTTGTACCTCGATAAAAAAA ATTTCACTTGTTCCATTAAGATCATTTGGTATGTTTTAGTActattagtttttatattttcactCATCCTTGTTATCCACAAACTGCTTGAAGGTCACAGAAGACTGAGGATGTGGCAAA GTCATAAATACAAACCTACATCTGTTCTCTTAAAAGGAAGTGATTCTGAGAAACTGCGAGCATTGAACATACGGGTTATTTCAG AGACCACGCACAGGCTGCCCTTGTCTCAGGTTAAGGAAAGGCTTCCTCCAATACCAGAACTGGAAGTTGCTTCCACGGTGCACCAGCAAGATCAATATACATG